Below is a genomic region from Medicago truncatula cultivar Jemalong A17 chromosome 3, MtrunA17r5.0-ANR, whole genome shotgun sequence.
TATGCACGGGACTCTCACTTCTCTCCTGTTCcgatttttcctaaaaaaaaaataaaatcaaaacgttataatattaatatgccATTGTTGCTAACATGCAGTCAAAAGCAAAGAATAATGActaaatgacaaataaaatatgCGGGGTCAAGATTCTGTCTGTGACATTTATTTTCCTTGTCTTTTTTACAAGACAGACAGTGTCGAAAAATTCGTTTGCTGACAAACGCGAAACATAACAAATTAGAAACTCATGTTGTCGTTTTCAAGCGTGACGTGACCAATGAATGTTGACTATTAACAAATGATTCGTAAATTAATTGTACCTTTTCTGGCAGTGGCATTTCTTAGATGCGGAGGTTTTCCCAGAGACATCGCCGGAGTGACTGTGACAGCTTTTCTTCAATGTCGGCGATGAAAGAGGCGGCTTACCACCGGAGACAGCAGGGGTGAGGGTATAAGATGGACCGATTCTGCCGCTGGAAACGCTTCTATCACCGGTGATGGCGGAGGACATGAAGGATGAGTAAGATGTAAGAGGCTGTTTACCACGGGAGACAGAGGGGGTAAGGAATGGAGATAGACCTAGTCTGCCATTGGAACCACTGCCTTCGCCGGTGTAATGGCCGGTAATGGGGGAGGACATGAATGGTGTGATGGATGAAAGAGGCTGTTTACCTCGGGAGACAGCGGGGGTGGGGATGATAGATGGACATGGACCTAGCCTGCCATCGGAAACACTGCCGTCGCCGGTGATGGCGGAGGACAGGAGTGATGGAAAACTAAATGTTTCCTTGGGGATTTCTAGATCTAAGGATTTAGGGTTAGATATAAAGGTGTAAGGTTTAGTAAAATCGAGAGTTAAAGGTTGGTTATGGCTCTTGGGaggaatttgaatttgaagtggtggtggtggtggctgAGTAGAGGTGGAGGGAGTGGATGATTTTGGCAGCGGTTGATCAGGAGTTGCATTCGGATTGCGGCGGAAGCGAGCGTGGCCTTTACGGTTTAGTAAGTTGGATAGTTTCTTGAGTTCTGAAACAGTGATGTTGGTGAGTTGAGTGTTTTGAAGAGAGGGTTGGGGAGAGACGTTATTAGCGAAGCTGGTAAGTGAGTTTATGCTTTGTGTGGCAGTTTCTAAtattgctttttctttttcctcatCCATGTTTGGAAAATCCATCAATCTCAATGTCATTTTCTTCTACTAAAAATGGACAATGGCTGAgtttatgtttgatttgtatggaaaatgatgatgatgggtGAGGTTAATTTATATGGAGGAGTGAGAggcaaaaaaaatgtttgaatattttttatttttctgaataaaaaaatacaaaagttagTCAATGAgttttttaatttccttttattctACTTGATCAAAGGGTGGAGATTAATCTGATACGATTTTGTGGGGTGTTGAACTTTGAAGTGGGTCCAAAAAGCATCCTCGGGTTCTAACTTTCTCAGCGTTGAATTTCATAAAGAATGATTATCTAGAAAATCTATTACTTCCATATTGTCAA
It encodes:
- the LOC11437082 gene encoding probable WRKY transcription factor 11, whose product is MTLRLMDFPNMDEEKEKAILETATQSINSLTSFANNVSPQPSLQNTQLTNITVSELKKLSNLLNRKGHARFRRNPNATPDQPLPKSSTPSTSTQPPPPPLQIQIPPKSHNQPLTLDFTKPYTFISNPKSLDLEIPKETFSFPSLLSSAITGDGSVSDGRLGPCPSIIPTPAVSRGKQPLSSITPFMSSPITGHYTGEGSGSNGRLGLSPFLTPSVSRGKQPLTSYSSFMSSAITGDRSVSSGRIGPSYTLTPAVSGGKPPLSSPTLKKSCHSHSGDVSGKTSASKKCHCQKRKNRNRREVRVPCISSRIADIPADEYSWRKYGSKPIKGTPHPRGYYRCTVSKNCPARKRVEKAKDDPNILVVTYEFEHRHNQAPMQENNSGSGCGSGSMDLGVFELTLGGGN